The following DNA comes from Erigeron canadensis isolate Cc75 chromosome 3, C_canadensis_v1, whole genome shotgun sequence.
GGTAAATGCAACTAATTAACTGTTCTAAATTCTGATTTTCTTAGCGTGAAACTTCAAAAAACCCCCTTAGATCTATTAGAATTAGTTCTTTGTATTATCGGTTCTGTAATATTTTTTTGGATGGACACACGTGTAAAAAATCCTCTCATTTTAGATCTTTTAGAATCTTCATATACATATGTCCCTGACATGTATCCTTGCAACATAATTCTTATTTACTGTGTCTTTATTCTTTATAATTCAAAAGAAATCCAAAAAAGTCATAAAGTTTGCCCTCAACATAGTCCTTGCAACATAGTTTTGAttcttatatatcttttattatgtATGTTGTGGACCGACACTGTGACATAATTGACCATCTCCAATCTTCATCTTATTTCAGGGTCAAGACGATTACCTTTTTGGATTCACCTAGCACCATTCGTTTCTTGTTAAAACTATTGAAACCAGTCACTACACAACCTACTAAAAGTAAAATTTCAACCCTTGGTAGCAAACTTGTAGCTCTTAGCAAGGATGCTTCTATCTTTAATGATGGCAAGGGAGACGAATCTACCTCTGCTGCTATTTCGCAGAAAGTAGAGGAAGTTCTTGTGAGTTGCAAAGAATTGAAACCAAGAGGTGCAAGTGATAGTGAGATAAAAAGGCCCGAGTTGAATCCAAAATGGATTGCTTTGTTAACAATCGAAAAAGCTTGCTTGTCGACTGTTTCTCTTGAAGGTACTTGCAAAATCTTCTTCTCTACCGGCATCAGTtgttttctccttttttttaaaaaaaacattgtcCTTATAAATATATCACTCCTAAAGGAATTGAAAGCTCACATTTAAGTTGAGAATAGTTATAATTcatgtaatttttattatttcagaGACTACCGGGACTGTTCGAAAGATGGGGGGAAACTTCAAGGAAAAACTTAGAGAGCATGGAGGATTGGATGCTGTTATTGACATCATAAGGGAATGCCATGGCGTTATGGAGGTAGATCTACCAACTTTACTGTAGTTTCTTTATCAAGAGATGACAAAAGATCATTCACTATAAAATGGTAGAGGTGTATAACTTATTATTTTCGATCCAATCTTTCTTGATAAGTTACTGAGGTAGAATACCAAATTCTCCATTGTCGCAATCACAGTAGACGATGAAATTGTTTGGGTCCACAAGGTTTCATCCGTGTCATCATTAAATTGTATTTTGGACATTTAACAAATAATTGAATCCTTTGCGGAAACAAATTAGAGTAACTTTTATTTGGGGTTGCGATATCCAATTGGCAAAAAAGTTTAGTACATAGGTTAACGAAGTTGTCCATTGtcacaaaaagaataaaagttatGGTGGTACACCATGTATCTTTTATCATTGAAGGGTTCTTTGGACACTTGACCATAGTTGAACAGTTTTCTAAAACTTTAGTCCATCGGGGTAGCATACTTTATGGGGCGGAGGGGAACCATTTATGCATGAATTAATCACTGATTCACAGATACCTAACTTCATTTTGTAAGGGTAGACTAATATTTTATCATTTCTGATGTGCAGGGATGGCTAGAACGGTATTCATCCCCGACTCCAGAGTCACAAAATACTGCTAATCTAGAAAGCGCGATACTTTTATTGAAGTGTTTGAAAATTATGGAAAATGCTACATTTCTTAGTAATGATAACCAGGTAATGGttataagtatatgtatttcaTGAAAAGTTTTGTAATCAAAAGAAGTTATGATGTAAACTCATGATCTTACAAATAACAGAGCCATTTGCTTGGAACAGAAGATGACTTTGGTTATCAAAATCCTTCCCAATCCTTCTCAAAACTTATTCTTAGTGTCATTAAAGTTCTTTCAGGTATCTTTTTATTCTTCTATACATCAAATGAACATAACTTGCTTTAATTAGATTATTTCCGAATGAAATAATATATCAGATATTCTTCTTAAACTTTTCTTGTTGTATCATTTATCCACAGGCGTTTCTCTACTCAAAAGCTCTTCGTTCAATTTCGATATTAGGAATACACATAATCTTTCCAATGGGACTACTCACACATCCAAGATTCCATCACTGGCTGACGACATAGGTAGTGACTTCGAAAACTAATTTCCACCAAGTATTTTGGGGGAACCTGTTGAAAACTTCAAACTTTTATTAACACTtcattaatttatgtttatcttGTTCATAAACTTGAATACCTTTACCAACCCTATGAATCCATAATTGTGGCAATTTTGTGCTACACCAACTTGTCTAAAATCAGTTTGTTTCAGAGTGTACTTTTGGGGTACTCTGAAACTGTTTGATTCACTTTGTATTTAGCTATTTTTATTCCAAATTTACCCATTTCACTCACTTCCAATTTGACCTCTTCTCAATATAATAGCCCAATATGCCCCCTTTCTCATTAATGGGTTCAAATACCCATCTACATGCAATATTTGCTATTTCGGTGGTAATTTCAACCAATTTTGCTAATGATGGTGtcaatttgggttatgttttatttttaacaggTCAAACAGACAAAGTCAGCTAAAAATTGAATGGGTCAAATAGACCGTTAGTCACCGATAGTATATTGCTAATGCATATAACCTTTCAagtaactttattaagaatggtagatatatgtgatgatatagtttttgcaattaattttcatatgtcaactatattatgaaaaaaattaaaaagtggaCGCAGAAGTGTTTGTTGGCCAAGCTGACTCTTACAGTCTTACTTAATCCCGTTCTGCTATTTGTAACTGTCATGTTTGGTTTATTGATTGACTTGTTTTCCTAATCAGCAGTTGACAACAATGAGATCATATATATCAGCTCCTCTGTAGAGAATTGCAGCATGGATCAGATCCCTTCCCAGAACACTTCTAGTTCATCTCAGAAAAGTAAAAATTTGTCTCATAATCAGTTGGGTTCTTCAAAAGCTGATCCTATTTCTAGTTTCAACAGTCATTTGCTAAAGACAAAAGCAAAATCTTCAATATCTAGATCGAGCAGTGGTACATCAAATGGTTCAAAGAACAGAGGTAACCATGGTTCATGGAGGCAGTTAGGTAAGAAAGCTGAAGCTAGTCAACGCACAAAGTCTACATTTGACTTTGAGGATACTCAAGATCCTTTTGGCAGTGAAGATCCCTTTGCTTTTGATGAAGATCTAGAAGAACCCTCTAAGTGGGACATGTTGTCAGGGAAGAAAAACTTGTCCCAAAGTCAGAAAAGCACTTCAGCAGTTGAAGAAGATGAGTATGGGAGCAAGGATTTGATGATCATGAGCCAACAAGAATCGAGCAATGTGGAGAGGCATGATTCTCCTCTAGCATCTTGTTCGCGCGTGGAAGATGATGAAGTATTCAATCTGTCAGCTGATTGTCTTCTTGCTGCAGTGAAGGTATTATATCTTCCCTTATTGTGTTTCTATATCATTTGATTAATTTCAGATTATAATCAGTATTGGAATTAGAAAACCTATGAAGCTGTGTCAGTGATTACAAAGTACGAGTATAAAGTTTTGATCTAACTTCCAATTGTATATAGTACAAATGACACATAATAGCAGAGGTTACAAAATGTGAGCAGCTTGGTGGGGAACCCTTTTTGCCGCAACTTTGATGTCTTGTGTTAAGTATGATTACCAAATTATGTAATTCGgtaataataaaattctatGAACAGAATGATTTATAGGAAATCTTGTGCATCAGTTTTTATGCTGCGGTGACTGTCgacctgtttgacccattagacTCACTTGACGTGCTTCCTtctaatacttttttttaaaccactGTGACCCATTAGAATAAAGCATAACTTAATTAACCCACTCATAAGTAATGGTATTGCAACCTCTAATATGGTGGTGATACATAAGTGCAAGACCTAATTCATTTTTGCGGGAATGGCCTCTTCTGCAATCAACATTCTATCACACTTCACCTGGTGGAAAAACTTTCTTCACCATTGTTATCGTCAGTTCATACCATCACAATTATTGCTGATTTCTATTCATCATGAACAATTGAACATAAAATGTTATACTACCCTCTTTCATTTGTTGTTTTACTTTGACTGTTTAACTATCTTCTATTTTAACTAtgcacatattttttttttgagaaatagCCCGTAATTAcatataaaagtatgcaagtttttaaaaaaataatggtaCTAGGAACTGTAGAAGGATTACCGTCAACTATTCTCAATGTGAAATCTTATTACAGGTTTTGATGAACTTAACAAACGACAACTCTGTGGGGTGTGAGCAAATTGCTGCATGTGGAGGATTGGAGACGTTATGTGGTTTAATTGCAGGTCATTTTCCATCATTCAGTTCATACCTGCCAATTTTTAGTGGTCAACGAGACAAGTCAGTTTTTCTTGAGGTTGATAATAAGCGCCTTGATGATCAAGAATTGGATTTTCTCGTTGCTATTCTCGGACTGCTTGTTAATCTAGTCGAAAAGGATGGTCATAACAGGTAAGTCGATATTTGTAGTCTATAAATTATCTAAAATGATATGAATGTAAAGTAAAATTTTTCTAAATGAGTAAATGACAGTACAAACAAGTTATGAATTATATATCATTCatgatatttaaaattttactacaatttaatttgattatttcAGTAAATGATTGGTTCTTACTTAAAACTAAACGGATATTCTGCAGATCACGACTTGCAGCTGCCAGTATATCGATACCCAGTGTAGGTGGTCTGGACTATGAAATTACGGATGTAATTCCCCTGCTTTGTTCGATTTTTTTGGCAAATCAAGGGGCTGGCGAGGCAGCTGAAGAAGGGAGACAATCGGCTTGGGTGAGTATATtactatatttacatttttgtgtgtgtgtgcaaaAGAAttgctttgtttgactttgaccatatAGTGATTGAAACTTGTTTATTCTTAGCTAGATGACCAAAATGCCTTTGAATCAAACTGATTGATGTGGACAAAGACTTGCCCCCATGGCCCCATATCTACATTGAATATTTTCAAACCCCGCCAAAATGAGTCGAGTTTAGCTAAATGAGTAATAATGAATTTTCGTTGCTCTAAACATCTGTCCACTTGCAGAACGATGAGGATCCTGTTTTGGAGGGAGAGAAAGAAGCCGAGAAAACGATTGTTGAAGCGTACTCAGCCCTTCTTTTAGCCTTCATATCAACAGAAAGGTTGGGTGACATCTTTGTTTTGCAATACATTAATAACATTTACGTAATGGTCTCATGGGAACACATGTTCTTTGTCTTATCACAGTAAGAGCATACGTAATGCCGTCGCTGAAATGTCTACCAAATCGTAAGCTGGCTGTTCTAGTGCCCGTCTTAGAGAGATTTGTGGTATGCCATTTTTACCCTTCTAATCTTTGTCAATAGAAGAAATCTGAAAGCATGAAATGTTTCGTTGACAAAATTATACTTTGCTAGGAATTTCACATGTCATTGAATATGATATCAGAGGAGACTCATTCAATGGTGCTTGAGGTAATTGAATCATGTAGGATGACATGAAAACATAACTGAGTGTTGTAGGATCGACGTCTTGTACAGCTTCAATCTTCCTCTCTATAAGAGGAATCAGATAGGATCATGTTATAGTCTTATTGACCACATTGACAACAAttacatatatcttttttttatatctttggTCAAATATTCATTTTATGTGAATTTTTTCTTAGCATAAGCCGTGTTGACACCGCCTTGGTGCTATATGATTGTATGGGTCGACTTTTAGAAGAGCATTTTTTAGTGTTATGTTGTATTGTAGTTTGTTAGCCTCCCCCTTTCTCTGTGACTCGTGCGGTGTATTCATCTCATGTAAAGTTATTTTGTAATGTGCTGAACATTTTACTTATTTTTCGAGCAAAGGAAGCATTAAGTCGTGAATTTTGAGACTTGAACTTGCATCTTCTTTGCTCTTGGGTCCACTTTTTAGTCTAATCATCAAACAAGGATACAATCTAGGTTTATATGGATTATGGACAGCAACATAAGTGCAATTTTAGTGTTCAAACTATACTCATTGAATTTTCAGATGTCTGAactatttttttacatttaaaagtggtATTTAGATTCACACAAGACGTAAAAAAACAAACCTGGCTTAAACAATTAAGAATTTCTAGTCCTCAGGAAATTAGTGTTGTGCGCAAGAATCAAATCATTTCAAGAGTATTTCTCATAACTGAGGATATTTTGCACTAAACTTgcaagatttattttttttgttggttataAAATATGATCATAACTAGCCAGGGTGAATCAGAATCTGAGCTAGTGTGCTTCCAGGTGACAACAACAAACGGATCAATAAACGATCCTACAAATCAAAAAGCAAACTGAATTAAACATCTATGGAAATTCATGAATCAAATAAGAAACAAGttctacatatatatgataccaACTTGAGTTTATAAAATTTTCTGGAATACTTGCTTCATCAAAACCAGGCAACATATTTCCAGATTCAGTTCTCAATGTAATAAAAAATCGTTACTAGCATATATGCCTTAATGCGCAAACACCGTGTCGTCTTGTAGGTGGTCTATCAGGAATAGATCAGGACTTGAACTTAGAAGCCTCATGATAACATGATAACATGTTGAGTAACGAGATCAGTAGCCTTCCCTGCAGTTCCAACCGTAACCACAACAGGGTTCCTCAAGTACTTTGTAGCTAGCCTCTCCACAGCAGCAGGCATAGTAGCACTAAACATACAAGTGGTTCTATATCTTCTTCTCATCGAGCTCTTCATCTTCATTCTCGGTTTGAAGTTAGTTGATGGCATTGCATCAAGAACACCCACAACTTGTGGCTCGAAACCCATGTCAATCATACGGTCAGCCTCATCAAGGACAACATAGTTGCACTGATTCAAAACAGCATACCGCCTCTCCAAACAATCAAGCAAACGACCGGGGGTAGCAATGACAACCTCACACCCTTGCTAATCTTAAACCCTTGTTCCTCAATCGACTGGCCACCAACTACGGAGACGACTTTAATACCTAAATAATGAGCAAACTTAACAGTCTCTTTCTCAATCTGCTGTGCAAGTTCTCTAGTAGGTGCCAAAACAACCGCATAAGGCCCCCCTTCAGTAATAGGAGGCAACCTAGTTATATAAGTCAACAAAGGAATCACAAAAGCAGCAGTTTTACCCGAGCCAGTCTGTGCAACCCCGATAACATCACGCTACTCAAGACCAAGCGGAATGGCAGCCATCTGAATAGGAGACGGCGTCTTGTAACCGGCCCTATCCACCACAGCTTTCAAAAGCTGGGGACACAAGTCACTCAACCCACTCTCAGCCCAACTCCTCATAGGTCTCGGAATCTTGGAGCCCTTGTATGATATATTAAAATCCTCCCGAAAAATTCTCCAATCTCTATCGGTCATATCTTTCAGCTTCTTCTCAGACCAGTGCCGATCAACACGTATATCAAACGCGTCATACATTGCATCAGCAGCATCTTGCTCTAGTCGATCCATACCGGCTTGACTGTCTCTGTCACGCCAATCTCGATCACGGTCCCGGTCAGCATAGTGATAGAATTCGCTGTTTGGGTTTGAGCGAATCGAGTCGTTGTTCCTTTGCGATCTGGGTTCGATTCGGTTAGCGAATCCAGACATTATTACCTGCTGTTGTTGGAATTTAACAGCTTGTGTTTTGTCAAGTTGAAAACCAAAGGATCGATCGATTCTGCTAGTGCCTACGAAAACAATTATCAGGGATGTTTTTCGTTTCGATCGATATATGGAGGgagatttgtgatgattatcTATTGGTTTGggttattaatttatacatatatgacGTACGGAAGATCGATATAGCTTTCCAAGTTTGACTTGGTTTTGCATTTGAGTG
Coding sequences within:
- the LOC122593792 gene encoding LOW QUALITY PROTEIN: wings apart-like protein 1 (The sequence of the model RefSeq protein was modified relative to this genomic sequence to represent the inferred CDS: deleted 2 bases in 2 codons), translated to MIVRTYGRRSSSSNNSRSSNSNNSLNFEDNNNNNNNIDIDLFNDSEESPTGDIFNFSFLSQDSIKNNNFDDSFHDSSDPYSFDDDSSSSRKFTVLPPRSKKPRKDILKKVKLVTETSTLMETQEFGEMMEHVDEVDFALDGLRRGQPVRIRRASLLSLLMVSGSLQQRRLLRTHGMAKKIIDAVLGLNLDDTPSNLAAAALFFILTSDGQDDYFLDSPSTIRFLLKLLKPVTTQPTKSKISTLGSKLVALSKDASIFNDGKGDESTSAAISQKVEEVLVSCKELKPRGASDSEIKRPELNPKWIALLTIEKACLSTVSLEETTGTVRKMGGNFKEKLREHGGLDAVIDIIRECHGVMEGWLERYSSPTPESQNTANLESAILLLKCLKIMENATFLSNDNQSHLLGTEDDFGYQNPSQSFSKLILSVIKVLSGVSLLKSSSFNFDIRNTHNLSNGTTHTSKIPSLADDIAVDNNEIIYISSSVENCSMDQIPSQNTSSSSQKSKNLSHNQLGSSKADPISSFNSHLLKTKAKSSISRSSSGTSNGSKNRGNHGSWRQLGKKAEASQRTKSTFDFEDTQDPFGSEDPFAFDEDLEEPSKWDMLSGKKNLSQSQKSTSAVEEDEYGSKDLMIMSQQESSNVERHDSPLASCSRVEDDEVFNLSADCLLAAVKVLMNLTNDNSVGCEQIAACGGLETLCGLIAGHFPSFSSYLPIFSGQRDKSVFLEVDNKRLDDQELDFLVAILGLLVNLVEKDGHNRSRLAAASISIPSVGGLDYEITDVIPLLCSIFLANQGAGEAAEEGRQSAWNDEDPVLEGEKEAEKTIVEAYSALLLAFISTESKSIRNAVAEMLPNRKLAVLVPVLERFVEFHMSLNMISEETHSMVLEVIESCRMT